In Oscillatoria acuminata PCC 6304, a single window of DNA contains:
- a CDS encoding DUF4347 domain-containing protein, with product MAINLNVIKNQDKGGMPVLKTLVFIDSQVKNYQNLLQGVWENAQAIVLDELADGIEQITEVLQTLNTLGQTVDSIHIISHGSPGSLQLGNVILSGDNLAQYHSVLQSWSQAVIPQGNLFLYGCQVAAGIGAEFVKNLSHLLGVKIAASVDITGNSERGGNWDLGFRTGEITAPLAFKPEAIIAYEGVLAILTVTNANDSGAGSLRNAIATAQAGDTILFDPTLANQTITLTSGQLSVNKNLIIDGTNAPGVTISGNNANRVFDVTRTTNFVPVDVTFRGLTITNGKTTAAGEEGAGAGIRTDTRTSLTVENITFINNDASYGGGGIFGGYQSQNTVLNSRFEGNLGIAGTEERGGGAISIKSESTLTVKDSHFENNKGVNGGAINSLFTILDIENSTFINNEALTFSSKTINFGLGGAILTDGATDFNKPDSGTITIRASRFEGNRALDGGGALLYSYPGDVVSVHDSLFISNEAIQIPAEGGKGGKGGGLRHANSELILTNTTFVNNLAHQHGGGLLIDRFTPWNIITNSTFSGNRAENPVTKKGLGGGIFIESPAELVNLTLTDNYAGDYGGGLIHNTDANISLANSIFHNNKTGHPSQIWQQTNVELIDGGNNIQFPEKATLHSVDVNVTANVLIADPLLGPLQEIDGFLIHPLLPGSPAIDAGNNAVAPATDKRGQTRPFDGDGNGTAVADIGAYEFVIPVVSDLPIEVLLETTEIIDNTTTAINLGTTEISEALTTTFTLRNTTPNEVTLSDLQLPESFSLVGTFPPTLAANGEATFQVQLDATDVGTPLGELRFITNNNTENPFNFPITATIISPTEPEPETPPPTDTPPGSGIIVTGPILPESLPSSDSSEVDSPPGDSANRDFSLPESGACQGFMVFPGPNSVADTLYSGGVNPFFGTDTGEIIYGTASDDFLLGMGGDDNIYGGMGNDTLHGNTGNDYIDASFGNDLVYGGKGNDTLLGFDGNDTLFGDNDNDWLWGGDGDDFLNGNRADDTLFGGNGNDTLHGGKGNDFLYGQEGDDFLFGDNDDDILCGGNGNDFLNGNRGDDTLYGGEGNDTLHGGKENDILNGGNGNDVLWGDLGNDTLIGGIGEDIFAFREGDGVNLVLDFEVGIDRIGLAEGLTFEQLSITQGTGVTNISVGGELLVALNNVDAAMIAQGDIVLI from the coding sequence ATGGCGATTAATTTGAATGTGATTAAAAACCAAGACAAGGGGGGAATGCCGGTGTTAAAAACGCTAGTATTCATCGACTCGCAAGTAAAAAACTATCAAAATTTGCTTCAGGGAGTCTGGGAAAATGCCCAGGCGATCGTGTTAGATGAATTAGCCGATGGAATCGAGCAGATTACCGAGGTTTTACAAACCCTCAACACCCTAGGACAAACTGTAGACTCGATCCATATTATTTCCCACGGCAGTCCGGGTTCTCTCCAACTGGGAAATGTTATCTTATCCGGGGATAATTTAGCCCAGTATCACTCCGTTTTGCAGTCCTGGTCCCAGGCAGTGATTCCTCAAGGGAATCTGTTCCTCTATGGATGTCAAGTAGCAGCAGGAATCGGTGCAGAATTTGTGAAAAACCTCAGTCACCTGCTGGGGGTTAAGATTGCTGCATCGGTGGATATTACGGGCAATTCAGAACGCGGAGGAAACTGGGATTTAGGCTTTAGAACCGGAGAAATAACTGCACCCTTGGCATTCAAACCCGAGGCTATAATAGCCTATGAGGGAGTCTTAGCAATTCTAACAGTAACGAATGCCAATGATAGTGGTGCGGGGTCTTTAAGAAATGCGATCGCCACCGCCCAAGCGGGAGATACCATCCTGTTTGACCCCACTCTAGCCAATCAAACTATTACCCTAACTAGCGGACAGTTATCCGTCAATAAAAACCTAATTATTGATGGAACAAATGCTCCGGGTGTAACCATTAGTGGCAATAATGCCAATCGGGTTTTTGACGTCACCCGAACCACAAACTTTGTCCCGGTTGATGTTACCTTTCGAGGCTTAACCATTACCAATGGTAAAACAACCGCAGCAGGTGAAGAAGGGGCTGGCGCTGGAATTAGAACAGACACCCGAACCTCTCTAACCGTAGAAAACATTACATTTATTAATAACGATGCTTCCTACGGAGGCGGAGGAATTTTTGGTGGATATCAGAGCCAAAATACCGTCTTAAATTCCCGGTTTGAAGGTAACTTGGGAATAGCGGGAACGGAGGAACGCGGCGGCGGTGCAATTTCTATAAAAAGTGAAAGCACCTTAACGGTCAAGGATAGCCATTTCGAGAACAATAAAGGTGTGAATGGGGGAGCGATTAATAGCCTATTCACTATCTTAGACATCGAAAATTCTACCTTCATTAATAATGAAGCGCTTACTTTTAGTTCAAAAACTATCAACTTTGGATTAGGGGGAGCTATTTTAACCGATGGGGCCACGGATTTTAATAAACCTGACTCAGGGACGATTACAATTCGGGCTAGTCGATTTGAGGGCAATCGCGCCTTAGATGGAGGTGGGGCTCTCCTCTATTCTTATCCAGGAGATGTTGTCAGCGTTCACGATAGTTTGTTCATTAGCAATGAAGCAATACAGATACCGGCAGAGGGTGGAAAAGGTGGAAAAGGAGGTGGGCTGCGCCACGCTAATAGTGAATTAATCCTCACTAATACAACCTTTGTGAATAATCTAGCTCATCAACATGGGGGAGGATTATTGATAGACCGTTTTACACCGTGGAATATTATTACGAACAGCACATTTTCTGGGAATAGGGCAGAAAATCCAGTCACTAAAAAAGGTTTAGGTGGGGGGATTTTCATAGAATCCCCGGCTGAACTGGTCAATCTCACCCTTACCGACAATTACGCTGGCGATTATGGTGGAGGATTAATACACAATACTGACGCCAATATTTCCCTGGCTAATTCTATTTTCCATAACAATAAGACTGGACATCCGTCCCAGATTTGGCAACAAACGAATGTAGAGTTAATTGACGGGGGAAATAATATACAATTTCCCGAGAAAGCGACTCTACATTCGGTGGATGTTAACGTCACCGCCAATGTCCTGATCGCCGACCCCCTATTAGGACCACTACAAGAAATAGATGGTTTCTTAATCCATCCGTTACTGCCTGGAAGTCCTGCCATTGATGCGGGAAATAATGCGGTAGCACCGGCAACGGATAAACGGGGTCAAACTCGACCCTTTGATGGGGATGGGAATGGCACCGCAGTGGCCGATATTGGGGCCTACGAGTTCGTGATTCCAGTGGTATCAGACTTGCCAATTGAAGTATTACTGGAAACGACGGAAATCATCGATAATACCACCACCGCAATTAACCTGGGAACAACAGAAATCTCCGAGGCACTCACTACAACCTTTACCCTCCGGAATACTACCCCAAATGAAGTTACTTTATCCGACTTACAACTCCCCGAATCGTTTAGTTTAGTGGGAACATTTCCCCCCACCTTGGCGGCGAATGGAGAAGCAACCTTTCAAGTCCAACTCGATGCTACCGATGTCGGAACTCCCTTGGGAGAGTTACGATTTATCACCAACAACAACACTGAAAATCCCTTTAACTTTCCCATTACTGCCACTATCATTTCCCCAACGGAACCCGAACCGGAAACGCCACCCCCCACTGATACCCCACCAGGTTCAGGGATTATAGTCACGGGTCCAATTTTACCTGAATCTCTTCCTTCAAGTGATTCTTCTGAAGTTGATTCTCCTCCCGGTGATTCTGCTAACCGAGATTTTAGCCTTCCTGAATCGGGTGCTTGTCAGGGATTTATGGTTTTTCCCGGACCCAATTCTGTTGCCGATACTCTCTATTCCGGTGGTGTAAATCCCTTTTTTGGGACGGATACCGGAGAAATCATTTACGGGACCGCCAGTGATGATTTTCTCCTGGGAATGGGAGGGGATGACAACATCTATGGGGGGATGGGAAATGATACCCTCCACGGTAATACTGGCAATGATTATATTGATGCCAGTTTTGGCAATGATTTAGTGTATGGGGGTAAGGGCAATGATACCTTACTTGGATTTGATGGGAATGATACTCTGTTTGGGGATAACGATAATGATTGGTTATGGGGAGGCGACGGAGATGATTTCTTAAATGGAAATCGCGCAGATGATACCCTATTTGGTGGGAATGGAAATGATACCCTGCATGGAGGAAAAGGCAATGATTTCCTCTATGGACAGGAAGGAGATGATTTCCTGTTTGGAGATAATGATGATGATATCCTCTGCGGGGGTAATGGCAACGATTTCCTGAACGGAAATCGGGGAGATGATACCCTGTACGGCGGGGAAGGAAATGATACCCTGCATGGGGGCAAAGAGAACGATATTCTCAACGGCGGGAATGGCAATGATGTCCTCTGGGGAGATTTGGGTAATGATACGTTAATTGGAGGAATTGGAGAAGATATTTTTGCCTTCCGGGAAGGAGATGGGGTCAATTTAGTCCTGGATTTTGAAGTCGGAATTGACCGGATTGGGTTGGCAGAGGGATTAACGTTTGAGCAATTGAGTATTACCCAAGGAACCGGGGTGACTAATATTTCGGTGGGGGGTGAACTTCTGGTGGCGTTGAATAATGTGGATGCTGCGATGATTGCTCAGGGGGATATTGTGCTGATTTAA
- a CDS encoding DUF4347 domain-containing protein, with translation MTSKIGFFETQYKGKIPLPKALVFIDSQVENPLSLFQGVSENFQAILLDEFADGVQQITEFLEHLTVRGQTVDSIHIISHGSPGSLQLGNVILSGDNLAQYHSVLQSWSQAVIPQGNLFLYGCQVAAGIGAEFVKNLSHLLGVKIAASVDITGNSERGGNWDLAFRTGEITAPLAFKSEAMMAYEGVLAILTVTNANDSGAGSLRNAIAAAQAGDTILFDPTLANQTITLTSGQLELNKNLTIDGGNAPGITISGNNTSRVFRVQDDPNFVPSSVNLRNLVIADGKATGIGELGAGGGIYTESRSTLTVENMTFRNNVAMGEGGGAIFAGFRSNNTILNSTFDGNDATPTNSERGGGAIAIKSISNTSVIGSTFTNNKGINGGAINSLLSALRVEDSVFINNDSTPGGIFNQNTMGYGGAIYTDGASETTNADTSGEIIIRSSRFESNRGAGQGGGLFLFVYDGDHVEIEESKILNNQVITSSNGDALGGGLRLGNGEATIRNTTFANNLAESQGGGLWVGERTNLDLVNTTFSENRAELANTTQGLGGGIAINIRDGYTVNILNSTIANNLAGRQGGGFWGGGTNTTLTNTIVANNVGVNGFNVKQQTGFQFNDGGNNIQFPGKNLNDPQDVNVTANVLIADPLLGPLQEIDGFLIHPLLPGSPAIDGGNNAIAPATDKRGQTRPFDGDGNGTAVADIGAYEFVIPVVSDLPIEVLLGTTEIIDNTTTAINLGTTEISEALTTTFTLRNTTPNEVTLSDLQLPESFSLVGTFPPTLAANGEATFQVQLDVTDVGTPLGELRFITNNNTQNPFNFPITATIISPTEPEPEPETPPPTDTPPGSGIIVTGPILPESLPSSDSSEVDSPPGDSANRDFSLPESGACQGFMVFPGPNSVADTLYSGGVNPFFGTDTGEIIYGTASDDFLLGMGGDDNIYGGMGNDTLHGNTGNDYIDASFGNDLVHGGKGNDTLLGFDGNDTLFGDNDNDWLWGGDGDDFLNGNRGDDTLFGGNGNDTLHGGKGNDFLYGQEGDDFLFGDNDDDILCGGNGNDFLNGNQGDDTLFGGEGNDTLHGGKENDILNGGNGNDVLWGDLGNDTLIGGIGEDIFAFREGDGVNLVLDFEVGIDRIGLAEGLTFEQLSITQGTGVTNISVGGELLVALNNVDAAMITQGDIVLI, from the coding sequence ATGACCAGTAAAATCGGTTTTTTTGAAACTCAATACAAGGGGAAAATTCCATTGCCAAAAGCCTTGGTTTTTATTGATTCTCAGGTAGAAAATCCTCTCAGTTTGTTCCAGGGGGTTTCGGAAAACTTCCAGGCAATTTTGTTAGATGAGTTTGCCGATGGCGTCCAGCAGATTACTGAGTTTTTAGAACACCTAACGGTTCGAGGACAAACTGTAGACTCGATCCATATTATTTCCCACGGCAGTCCGGGTTCTCTCCAACTGGGAAATGTTATCTTATCCGGGGATAATTTAGCCCAGTATCACTCCGTTTTGCAGTCCTGGTCCCAGGCAGTGATTCCTCAAGGGAATCTGTTCCTCTATGGATGTCAAGTAGCAGCAGGAATCGGTGCAGAATTTGTGAAAAACCTCAGTCACTTGCTGGGGGTTAAGATTGCTGCATCGGTTGATATTACGGGCAATTCAGAACGTGGAGGCAACTGGGATTTAGCTTTTAGAACCGGAGAAATAACAGCACCCTTGGCATTCAAATCCGAGGCAATGATGGCTTATGAGGGAGTTTTGGCGATTCTAACGGTAACGAATGCCAATGATAGTGGGGCGGGGTCTTTAAGAAATGCGATCGCCGCCGCTCAAGCGGGAGATACCATCCTGTTTGACCCGACTCTAGCCAATCAAACCATTACCCTGACTAGCGGTCAATTAGAACTCAATAAAAACCTAACTATTGATGGTGGAAATGCTCCGGGGATTACGATTAGTGGTAATAATACCAGCCGAGTTTTTCGGGTTCAAGACGATCCTAATTTTGTTCCGAGTAGCGTTAACCTGAGAAATCTGGTCATCGCTGATGGAAAAGCTACAGGAATTGGAGAATTAGGTGCAGGTGGAGGGATTTACACCGAAAGTCGCAGCACTCTAACGGTTGAAAATATGACCTTTAGAAATAATGTGGCTATGGGAGAAGGCGGTGGGGCAATTTTTGCCGGTTTCAGAAGCAATAATACTATTCTAAATTCTACTTTTGATGGCAATGATGCCACCCCAACTAATAGCGAACGAGGTGGAGGTGCAATTGCCATCAAGAGCATCAGCAATACCTCTGTCATTGGTAGTACCTTCACCAACAATAAAGGGATTAACGGCGGAGCGATTAATAGCTTATTAAGTGCCTTGAGGGTAGAAGATTCGGTATTTATCAATAACGATTCAACCCCTGGGGGTATCTTTAATCAAAATACGATGGGATATGGGGGCGCAATTTATACCGATGGCGCTTCAGAAACAACTAATGCTGATACATCTGGGGAAATTATTATCCGCAGTAGTAGATTTGAAAGCAATCGAGGGGCTGGACAAGGGGGAGGACTTTTTCTCTTTGTTTATGATGGCGATCACGTGGAGATTGAAGAGAGTAAAATCCTCAACAATCAGGTGATTACCAGTTCCAATGGAGATGCTCTGGGTGGCGGTTTGCGCCTGGGAAATGGAGAGGCTACGATTAGAAATACTACCTTTGCTAATAACCTAGCCGAATCTCAGGGAGGGGGGTTATGGGTTGGAGAACGCACCAATCTTGACCTAGTAAATACCACATTTTCTGAAAACCGCGCCGAATTAGCCAATACGACTCAGGGGTTAGGAGGTGGCATCGCTATTAATATTCGCGATGGCTATACTGTCAATATTTTAAACTCTACCATCGCCAACAATCTTGCCGGACGCCAAGGAGGAGGGTTTTGGGGAGGCGGAACGAATACAACCCTCACCAATACGATTGTTGCTAACAATGTAGGGGTGAATGGGTTTAATGTCAAACAACAAACGGGGTTTCAATTTAATGATGGGGGGAATAATATTCAATTTCCCGGCAAAAATCTGAACGACCCTCAAGATGTTAACGTCACCGCCAATGTCCTGATCGCCGACCCCCTATTAGGACCACTGCAAGAAATAGACGGTTTCTTAATCCATCCGTTACTACCTGGAAGTCCTGCCATTGATGGGGGAAATAATGCGATCGCACCGGCAACGGATAAACGGGGTCAAACTCGACCCTTTGATGGGGATGGGAATGGCACCGCAGTGGCCGATATTGGGGCCTACGAGTTCGTGATTCCAGTGGTATCAGACTTGCCAATTGAAGTCTTACTGGGAACGACGGAAATCATCGATAATACCACCACCGCAATTAACCTGGGAACAACAGAAATCTCCGAGGCACTCACTACAACCTTTACCCTCCGGAATACTACCCCGAATGAAGTTACTTTATCCGACTTACAACTCCCCGAATCGTTTAGTTTAGTGGGAACATTTCCCCCCACCTTGGCGGCGAATGGAGAAGCAACCTTTCAAGTCCAACTCGATGTTACCGATGTCGGAACTCCCTTGGGAGAGTTACGATTTATCACCAACAACAACACTCAAAATCCCTTTAACTTTCCCATTACTGCCACTATCATTTCCCCAACGGAACCCGAACCCGAACCGGAAACGCCACCCCCCACTGATACCCCACCAGGTTCAGGGATTATAGTCACGGGTCCAATTTTACCTGAATCTCTTCCTTCAAGTGATTCTTCTGAAGTTGATTCTCCTCCCGGTGATTCTGCTAACCGAGATTTTAGCCTTCCTGAATCGGGTGCTTGTCAGGGATTTATGGTTTTTCCCGGACCCAATTCTGTTGCCGATACTCTCTATTCCGGTGGTGTAAATCCCTTTTTTGGGACGGATACCGGAGAAATCATTTACGGGACCGCCAGTGATGATTTTCTCCTGGGAATGGGAGGGGATGACAACATCTATGGGGGGATGGGAAATGATACCCTCCACGGTAATACTGGCAATGATTATATTGATGCCAGTTTTGGCAATGATTTAGTGCATGGGGGTAAGGGCAATGATACCTTACTTGGATTTGATGGGAATGATACTCTGTTTGGGGATAACGATAATGATTGGTTATGGGGAGGCGACGGAGATGATTTCTTAAATGGAAATCGCGGAGATGACACCCTGTTTGGTGGGAATGGAAATGATACCCTGCATGGGGGGAAAGGGAATGATTTCCTCTATGGACAGGAAGGAGATGATTTCCTGTTTGGAGATAATGATGATGATATCCTCTGCGGGGGTAATGGCAACGATTTCCTGAACGGAAATCAAGGAGATGATACCCTGTTTGGCGGGGAGGGAAATGATACCCTACATGGGGGGAAAGAGAACGATATTCTCAACGGAGGAAATGGCAATGATGTCCTCTGGGGAGATTTGGGTAATGATACGTTAATTGGAGGAATTGGAGAAGATATTTTTGCCTTCCGGGAAGGAGATGGGGTCAATTTAGTCCTGGATTTTGAAGTCGGAATTGACCGGATTGGGTTGGCAGAGGGATTAACGTTTGAGCAATTGAGTATTACCCAAGGAACCGGGGTGACTAATATTTCGGTGGGGGGTGAACTTCTGGTGGCGTTGAATAATGTGGATGCTGCGATGATTACTCAGGGGGATATTGTGCTGATTTAG